A genome region from Triticum aestivum cultivar Chinese Spring chromosome 2B, IWGSC CS RefSeq v2.1, whole genome shotgun sequence includes the following:
- the LOC123047206 gene encoding UBP1-associated protein 2B, giving the protein MAPKKRKADPAAAAAADPAAHHEKPEQKPRVGTIYYPITDDPPEPAADAAAAAALVEEDLAYDYEEEDVTKLLEPLSREQLVALLRAAAEASPATMAAVRRAAESDPASRKLFVHGLGWGAGVEDLRSAFSRFGELEDCRVITDKQSGKSKGYGFVLYQSRTSALRALRRPQLEIGGRLAFCHLAASGPAPPASHSQNPSSNANAGSGAANNSAPASSSSLPDNMQRKIFVGNVHADVDVNRLYEYFSQFGEIEEGPLGFDKSTGKPKGFALFVYKSVDSARRALEEPMRNFDGKMLNVQKAIDGRAKGSSGSNSSANNANATAASTQMTVPSIAAINPYDPSAYGAAAVHDMGFAQQAALLGMGAQQQAFAQPNTAMLAMMAAAMQNPAMLASLNPAFAAAALGAGGQAGIPGFGAQGFGTQGFGAAGVNFPNAAGLQGAAAYQGGPPGFQGTPGFPTSAGFQVGQAASQTGTAAAATGAAAGYQAGSAGQGQVSNTQIGGTGFQGGY; this is encoded by the coding sequence atGGCGCCGAAGAAGCGGaaggcggatccggcggcggcggccgccgccgaccccgccgcccaccACGAGAAGCCCGAGCAGAAGCCCCGCGTCGGGACCATCTACTACCCCATCACCGACGACCCCCCGGAGCCGGccgcggacgccgccgccgccgccgccctggtgGAGGAGGACCTCGCCTACGACTACGAGGAGGAGGACGTCACCAAGCTGCTCGAGCCGCTCTCCCGGGAGCAGCTCGTCGCGCTGCTCCGCGCGGCCGCCGAGGCCAGCCCCGCCACCATGGCGGCCGTGCGCCGCGCGGCCGAGTCCGACCCCGCCAGCAGGAAGCTCTTCGTGCACGGCCTCGGCTGGGGCGCCGGGGTCGAGGACCTCCGCTCCGCCTTCTCCCGCTTCGGCGAGCTCGAGGACTGCCGCGTCATCACGGACAAGCAGTCCGGCAAGTCCAAGGGCTACGGCTTCGTCCTCTACCAGTCCCGCACCTCGGCGCtccgcgccctccgccgcccccAGCTCGAAATCGGCGGCCGCCTCGCCTTCTGCCACCTCGCCGCCTCGGGCCCCGCTCCCCCGGCCTCCCACTCCCAGAACCCTAGCTCCAACGCCAACGCCGGCTCGGGTGCCGCCAACAACAGCGCCCCCGCTTCCTCCTCCTCGCTGCCTGACAACATGCAGCGCAAGATCTTTGTTGGCAACGTGCACGCTGATGTTGATGTAAATCGCCTCTATGAGTACTTCTCGCAGTTTGGTGAGATTGAAGAGGGGCCGCTGGGCTTTGACAAGAGCACCGGCAAGCCGAAGGGGTTTGCGCTGTTTGTTTACAAGTCTGTGGACAGTGCTCGCCGCGCCCTGGAGGAGCCTATGAGGAATTTTGATGGCAAGATGCTCAATGTGCAGAAGGCCATAGATGGGAGGGCAAAGGGCTCATCCGGGTCGAACTCCAGTGCTAACAATGCCAATGCCACCGCTGCTTCTACACAAATGACTGTGCCCTCTATTGCCGCCATTAATCCATATGATCCATCAGCATATGGTGCCGCTGCTGTTCATGACATGGGGTTCGCCCAGCAAGCTGCCTTGCTGGGGATGGGTGCACAGCAGCAAGCGTTTGCGCAGCCCAACACTGCAATGCTGGCCATGATGGCAGCTGCGATGCAGAACCCAGCCATGCTTGCATCGCTAAATCCAGCTTTTGCTGCTGCTGCATTGGGCGCCGGGGGGCAAGCTGGCATTCCTGGTTTTGGAGCTCAGGGCTTTGGGACACAAGGGTTTGGGGCTGCTGGTGTCAATTTTCCAAATGCAGCAGGTCTTCAGGGAGCTGCAGCATATCAAGGAGGGCCTCCTGGTTTTCAGGGGACACCTGGGTTCCCCACTTCTGCTGGGTTTCAGGTCGGCCAAGCAGCTTCCCAAACGGGCACTGCTGCAGCGGCCACTGGTGCTGCTGCTGGTTATCAGGCTGGATCTGCTGGGCAGGGCCAAGTGTCCAACACCCAGATTGGTGGCACTGGTTTTCAGGGTGGCTATTGA